GCGGAGCGTCCTTTTCGGTGAAGCGGCCGAGCCAGACGAATTCCGGCACGTTGCGGTTGATATCCTCGAGGATCCGCACCCAGGCTGAACGGTGGCTGTCAAGACTCTCGACCGCGGACATACGGGCCGAGATCTTTCTCTTGACGTCCGTCAGACCGTCAACCAGCTGAATGTCTTTCTGGAGCATGGCCGCGCGCTGCTTGGCTTTGTCGATGTTGTCATTGAGCGTCGCCAGCTGGCTTTTTTGGTACACGGTAACGGCCAGAAGCATCAGGATGATGCCGGCGGCGGCGGCGACTGCATAGAAGCCGGACTTGCCGAAATTCAAGCTGAGCTGCTTTTTCCGATATCCCTTGGGCAGTAGGTTTATTTCTATCATACCAGTCCTACCTCACCTTCCGCATCGCCAATCCAACAGAGACGGTCAGCAGCGGCGCGATCTTTTCCGGCTGGATGTACTGGAACAGATCGGGGTCGTAATCCACTTTCCGCAGCGGGTTGGCTATTTCGAGTGGAATGTTGAGCTTCGACTGCAGCAGTTCCGGCAGGTAGGGCGTCAGCGCACCGCCACCGGAGAGCACGAGCCAGTCGATCGCGTCGACCTTCGACTGCGACTTGAAGTATGAAAAGGCCAGTTCGATGCCCGAGATCAACTCGTCGGTTGCCGAGATGATGGTTGCTTTGAGCATGTCCTGGTCGATGGATTCGTTCATCTCACCCTTGATGGCCTTCGAGGTCAGTTCGGGATTCAGACGGAATTCCTTCTGCACGGCGTTGTAGATTTC
Above is a window of Bacteroidota bacterium DNA encoding:
- a CDS encoding pilus assembly protein PilM → VAARKEFLQAQIEMIEDCGLRPVIVDDDALAIYNAYEYNYDIDPTKVTALVNIGTDVTNLTYLVDGLYHSTRDVSAGAREIYNAVQKEFRLNPELTSKAIKGEMNESIDQDMLKATIISATDELISGIELAFSYFKSQSKVDAIDWLVLSGGGALTPYLPELLQSKLNIPLEIANPLRKVDYDPDLFQYIQPEKIAPLLTVSVGLAMRKVR